The genomic region CAACCATCGTACCGTATCGCCGCACGTAACACAGTCGGCGGCGCGGTACCATCAGATCGGCCATTGCGTGTGCGACTGTGTTCGTGACGGGGACGCCAAGTCATCCTCTGCatcttgggcaaaaaaaaacccaacttcCTTCCCTACTGCCTGCTTCGATGGATGGTTATCAattgtttatatttattcGTCTTTAGAGATttcattattgttttttgCAACTTTATGACAACCTTGGGCTCCGGCGGACACGGAAGGTGGAAATCGTAGCATGGCGGAGTGGCTACCCTTGCGTCATGAACACAATTGCCGATCTATCGGCCGAGGACCCCCATCAGCTCCATGTTGAGGGCACcacacgtcgtcgtcgtcgtaccGCATGACTCGAATCCATTTGAACTTGCGATACGGTATACGTTTGACCTCTTTTTAACCTTCGAAAAATATATGTGCACACAAATCCATATGATGGACCGAGACCATGGATCGAGCCCTGCTTTTTTGTGGTGGTCGCGATCGCGTTTCGAtcgttcgatttttcaaatcaatgcTCGCACATGGTCGCGCATAGGATTAAGTAAAGTTTCAATGCAAACCATTTCATGGGCACGAAGCTCGCCAGAGAATAGACGTTCTAAAACGCCTGCATATTCCTTTCACCTGCCAACCCTGGCCGTACAAATTTCTAAGGACGAATGAAACACGAGGGCTTGAAATTTAAACTTAGAAATCTCCATCATATCGGACACCGACGTGGTGTCGTGCCTCCACAATACGCGCGAGAGAgattgctgatgctgctggccGCTTCTCTAGCGCGTCAGTCTCTGCCCCAATACAGACTCATGTCGTTTCGCTCTGTCCCCAAACCTCGCTTCCAGAGCGTCCCCAACGGAAGCCGGGAACTTGTTTTGTGCTTGTTTTACAGCAggcgcgttttttttttttgcaatgagCCGGCATTACGCCACCAGAAATAAACTGGCCAAATAGGAGGAATGCGAAAGCCGGTGAAAGGGCTCGTTCGTTTTACGTCTTTCGCGGCTCGCTCGCTGTTACACAGCGTTATTTGCGTTTGTCACCGCGCGGCTATCTTTCCAGTGCAATCTGGTGTGCACCACGTTCACCCTCGTGGTTCCCCACGATATGTGCCGCCACCTTTCGACTTACCCCGATTTCGAAGCCTGCGTTGCGTTAATCGAATCGATACGCAGCTTGTGGGCGATATCCTTCAGCTCCTGGATGGTCTTGGCTTCCGGTTTGTGGTAAGTCGGCATTTTGGTGCTTGTAAGATAAAGGTTACTGAATCAGAAAAGGCAACAAAATAGGCACACCAGATGGATCCACGCGCGTTGCAGGTCTTGTCACGATGACTTCTTAACCTCTACTGAACGACCGATTCCTTTTTGCCCTTCCAGTGGAGTGTGGATACAAATGTAAGGCGTCCGACTGGAGTCGAGTGGTTATGTTTGCCGATTCAATGCTTGACATTTACTAAACTACGTGAATCGATTTATCAAATGGGTCCCCAAAGCAATAGATGATGGGGAGTTTTACCATGAAATAGTTACGAACGCAATTGCGATCTGCGAATAATGCAAagtaaagaaattaaaaataaatccgatTTTACTTCTAATTTCCTACTCGCCCCTATAAACGTGATCGACAAACTAGCCGGCTTTGAATCAACCTGTTTTGTAGCATGGTCCTTGGTCGGCACACGTAAACAATCTGATGACAGAACCGTATTTTGATCAAAGGAGGCAGTAGTGTAATTTGTGAACTATGGATATCACATCCCTCTTCAAAGCCTCTGTGAAAACGGTACGCCTAAAATTGCCACCGGACAGCATCCCACAGCAGGACAAGAATCGCATTCTAACGAAAAAGACACCCAAACTagaagtatggaaaaaatccACCCAACTGAAGCAGCAAATTACGATGCTGAGGGATTTTCTGTTGGAGAACCGTGCTGCTTATATGAAGCTGGCGGAGCATCTGAAAAATTCCGCACCCCCAATGACGAACGACGAGCGGGACGTGATCGATCAACAATCGGAGCACATTTTCAGTACCGCGAGCATGATGGTAGCCGAAATGAAGCATGAATGTGCTGAACTACCAGTCGGCAAGCAGACGAAGGAATGCTTGTACCAGGTCATTGAGAGCGTACTCGAGTACGCTTCTGCGATACGCAAGATTGCGCTAGAGCAAAAACAGTTCCGAATCAAGCGCCAGATCGAAACAATCCAGTACATCAAGCTGCAGCCCAAAATGAAAACGGAACTGTATACGAAACCGCTGGAGACGGCACCGGCGCTGGCGGACGGTACACCGTATCAGTCAAATCGCACCGAAAATTTAGACAATTCCCGAAATACGGATAAAAATGTCACCCAAACGATGGACGACATTCAAGAGGATAGTATGCATAACGAATATGAGAATGACGATCTTAGTCCGGAGGATATACAGATGTTCGAGTCGGAAAACGTTCAGCTTTACAATGAACTGAAGGGGCTGTCGGAGGAAGTGGACCAAATCCAGCGTAATGTGGCCGACATTGCACAACTCCAGGATGTGTTTTCTGAGAAGGTAATATCATTTCATCATTTCACGTAGTTTCAGGCCTTAAAACctacttgtttttcttcctacaGATATCAATTCAATCGCCTGATATCGATCGCATTGCTTCAACAGTCGTGGGGTCAACGGAAAACGTGAGGGACGCAAATGAGCAGATAAAACAGGCGATTCAGCGTAACGCTGGACTCCGAGTTTGGGTGCTGTTCTTTCTTATTGTGATGTCTTTTACCTTACTGTTCTTGGATTGGTATAATGAATAAATATGCTGCTTAAAGTTGCGCGGTTCAAGGGCTAAATGTGGCAAATATTGGAACATCGTATGTCGTTATTCATATGTGTACAATTtacgaaaatgaaagaattaCTCGCGAAATACGTAGGGggatttggtttttaattttatctgaTATACATTcagtaaaagaaaggaaataataGTTTTTGAGATACTTTTAACGGGTTTCTTAAATATTCCTGTTGTGCAAGGTTGAGATAATCCGCCCTTCAGGTGCACTAACCTTGTTTTCATCCGGTTCAAATGTGGGGTAGTTTGACAATCAGTTTCGAATAATCTACCTGACCCGGGGTTTCATAGACCTTCACTTTTTATTAAACGTCAGGTGTCAAAAGTCGGAAAGTGCAAAAAATCTTCGATTACTTAACACACTTGTGTCCGTGCAAGTTTTGCTCATTTGCGAAGAACAATATCGAGTGAGTTTTCTGTAAAACAGTGCAGTTTTCTTACCTCCTCCGGGGCCGTTCTAAGGATATTACTTTTTCCGTACCACAGAGATGCTACGCTTTGCAGCTGGACGTGTGTTGGGCGGCCTCCGCAGCGCCGCTGGGCTGAAGAGCAGTCAATCGATGGTCGGAGCGACCATGGTTGTCCGTCACTCGCACAGCAATGAAACCGCCGAGGAGTTCGACAGCCGCTATGAGGCGTACTTCAACCGGCCTGAGATCGATGGCTGGGAGGCCCGCAAGGCCATGAACGACCTGCTCGGCATGGATCTGGTGCCGGAGCCCAAAATCATCGTTTCCGCCCTGAAGGCCTGCCGTCGCCTGAACGACTATGCGCTGGCTGTCCGCTTCCTGGAGGGAGTGAAGGACAAGTGCGGTGACAAGACCAACGAAATCTACCCCTATCTGCTGCAGGAAATTCGTCCCACCCTCACTGAACTGGGCATTTCTACCCCTGAGGAGATGGGCTACGATCAGCCGGAGTTGGCTTTGAAATCGGTGTACGATATGCACTAAATATCCTGCTGAAGtgaagtgtttttctttcggcgTAAGTCTGTGGTGCATGGCCTGCCGTCAACCCGGGCGGAAAGGTTTAGTTGTCAATAATAAATGAATACAAAGCCAGCTGTTACGTAATTGGATACAAAtgctgttggtttttttattgttattaacCACGATTTCAACTGCTATCGAAAGCGGTGAGATTTACTTAGACTTGCtattgtttttccattccgttAGGATACTAGATGCTTGCTCCAAGGTGTCATCCCGCTTGAAAAAGCAGTAGCGCACAAAATCTTCACCAAGCGACATGTGTTCTTCGGCGTAGAACGCCGATGGCGGTATTCCCTGCAGCCCCACATTCTTCGTCATCCATTTTGTGAAACGATAGTCGCGACGCGGATCAGTTTCTCCCGACAGATCGACCTGGCCGGCAAGCTTCGACCAATCAGCGATCATGAAGTATCCACCCTGTGGAACCGTTGGATGCATGCCAATGTCCTCCAAAAATCTGGCCATATAATCTCGCTTCGTAATTAGTTCCTTGGAGATGCTATTGAAGTAGCACTCTGGGCTGGACAACTGGTTCAGTTCCTTTTCAAAACCAACCGCAATCGCTTCCTGGATGGGAGTGGCGCACGTGTACACACAGTTCTGGTGCACCATCTGCAAATTTCTCATCAAATTTTCCGGCCCATAAGCCCATCCGATCTTCCAGCCGGtgagggaaaaagttttcccggcCGAACCGATCGTTATCGTGCGTTCCCACATATCCGGAAGCGTGCAGATGCGCACGTGCTCGTACGGTTCGTACACCATGTGTTCGTAGACTTCGTCCGCGACGCACAGGACATCCCATTTTTTGCACAAATCCGCCACCATCTGCAACTCCTGGCGGCTCATTACTTTTCCCAAGGGATTGTGCGGCgtgttgatgatgatcattttcgttttctcatTGAAAAGTTTCGCCAATTCCAGGGGATCCAGTTTCCAGTCTTCGGAGGATATTGTTCGACCGGTTACCATCTGCAAATAATGAAGAATGACACAACATTGCTGACACATAGCTAGGGAATTTTTAAAGACAAAGCATGCCTTACCGGAACCAGCGGAATAAATCGCGAAACACCGCCAGCGGCTTTGACCATCGGTTCGTAGCAATCGAAGAAAGGTTCAATAATAATTACTTCGTCCCCTTGGTCCACATGACCTTGAATCGTTGCGTACAGCGCCTCGTAAGCGCCAACTGTTACTAGAACCTCACTGAGGGGGTTGATCGTACGCCCCACCAAACCGGAATACATGCGACTCAGCGCCTGCACCAAACGAGGATGGCCGAATCCCCGGGTGTACTGGTTTGCCAACGGGTCCGGGCTGTTGGCGGCGGCCGCAAGCGCATCCAGTGCATACTTCGGAGCATGATAATCCGGGAATCCTTGCCCAAGGTTGAGCGGTTTGTATTGCAGTGCGAGCTGAATATACTCCACCCTATTGGGGGGATGGTTTGGGGATGTAAAATAGAATCACAGTTTGCCAAACCAACCTGTTGAGTGTGAATACTAAATAGGGAGCACTCGTCACTTACCATACGCTCTTCGTGGCACCCTGGTAGCGGGATGGAAGGTCAAATTTATTTGTTGACATCGTTCTAGCCGTTAATGTCCACCGAGTGTACTGCGAAGCAATGCGCCCCAGGAACGTACTACGATGACAGAGCATTCGGGGTTTATATGGCAAACGGAGAACAAAATACAAtgtaaaagaaacaacaaaaaaacccttaACAGGCCTAATCTTCCCACAACCAGACACGACAGACAACTATCGTCGCGATTATCAACATCGTCATCATTGCGGTGGACCCATTtgcggttttcttttctttttcatgcgTGATCTGCGTGTCTTATCTAtcttattaaaaacaaaagatatgATACACGTGAATATTTACCACTGCTCTAAAGTTTTTTATTCagttttttccttcatcctgATTGGTCAGATGCTCTTCAAACGACTAATAATAAAAAGGttacttttattattcatATCAAAATATCGATATCCATGCTTGCTCTTTTCTATCCAGCACTGTACGACCTGCCAATTTGATTGGCAACCAACAGTTTAGTTAATTCATAATATCTTCGAAGCAAGGCAGTTATTTTgagtactaaaaaataaattaacagaTAATTGAAACCATTTTGTAAATGCATCTTCATTTGGAGCTGAAATCAAAAgctttgataatattttttccaacgACAAGGTAGAGGAATCGAAAGGATGAAGTATCAGACTCGGTGGCATGAACACTGGTGGCAGACCAGCGGTCAGACGAGAAGGCGTGAAAGAGttagtgatggggaaactgaatccccacagggattcgaatctttcgattcaaatccattctgagatccggatcttcgaatccgaatcccaatctgtcatatcatacatgctCTGCTCTGCTTTTTTAACCTAAATTGCCAACCAACCTGATTTACCTTTTCGCCCCCTCGGGAGAACATATTCTCACCTgtggtttttatcaaaaacgagAAACTATGCTAAAACCTACCTTCAACGCAGTTGCGcgtcttgaaaagacctttcatttaaggggtcgatcgtgaaaatcggttgaaagaatcaatagtTATTAACGAATTGGCAATTTATAAGGGTATTATgggactaattcgactcaaatcattgtgagtcgattcaaacagtcgAAGATCCAGtaaaaatcgaatcaaatcgagtcccaaaccaatcaaatctgattcgaatcccaatcgaatcaaatctttagaatctgtcagatgtgattcgaatctttagaatccgtcaaatgggattcgaatctttggaattcgtctagggatcgaatcttcgaatcttccgaatcccgactCTGCCAACACTAGAAAGAATAGAAAAACGGCAGAAACGTTCTAGCACGCAAGGTTCATAGCGGAAGTCCTGTGTAGTTCCGTGAAGAAGAAGCACGCAGTTTCGGAGAAAACATACCGCATTCGCAACGGTTTATGACAAAGAACGCAGAAATGTCTACAGAAACAGCGTAAGTAGCCGTGGAAAACGGTTTTCTGCGGTATGAACCTGCCCGATGTGGTGATTAATCAGACTGGGTCTGTGTGCCGTGCGTGTGTAATTCGGTCCCTTTTTTCGCCATCACTCTTCACACATCGTTCTCGTGTTCCCGGCGTCCATTTTTATCGATTGTACCTGCAATTACTCCGGTTCGCGCTGCACGATTCGTGGAAAGGAGTGACGAAAAGGGCGGAAATCATGTCGATGATAACCTCTTTCGTCGTTAGAGGCGTTTCGGTTAATGTTAGCCGATGCATCGCGCAAGGCAACTAATTTTACACCACCGACCTTTTGCCTCTTCCCAATAACCCCCCGCCTCTCTACCGTCGCCGGTATCCAGACAGATTTCTGGTTTGCATGTGACAAAAGATGttaatttcaagtagtttTCGTTTTACCGGctgtttgtaacatttttctttttccatgaaCCGTACAGTGTCCCACCATCTGCCGTCTGGGCTCAAAGGTACGATACCATCTTCCTGACGTTGAACATCGAGTGCAGTGAACCGAAATACGAGTGAGTAGCTATAGTAACAGCGTTTGTTCGAGAATGCGCCGCTTACGAAAATAGTAGTTCCCAGTTTCGTACGCCGGCCTTCCGCTTCGCGTTTTGCTGTACGCAATGATATACTGATTGTTCCCATCAATTCGATATGGTTTACTCTGTTTTCTAGATTCACCGAAAATACGATGGTCTTCAGCGGTGTCGGCATGCCGGAAGGTAAAAAGTACGAACTCAACATTGAGTTTTACAACAAAATCAACCCGGAGAAGGTGTTCgcgaaaaacatcaaacgttGCATCGAGTTCGTGATCGCCAAAGCGGATCCCCAGGAGACGTACTGGCCGCGTCTGCTAAAGGAGAAAACAAAGCCCCACTGGTTGAAGGTAGATTTTAACCGATGGGAAGACGAAGGTTCTAACGATGAAGAAAGTAAGTAGTAACCATCACTGCAGTAGGCGTGCTTAGATTGtcgaaagtaaaataatgCTTGCCTTTGGGTTTCAGATGATAAAATGGACCTGATGGAAATGCTGAGCGCCAACCAGAACAGCGATAAACTGTCCTTTGACGATCTCGGCGAGGATCAGGAAGATTCAGACGACGAGAGCATTCCAGGCCTGACGGACTCCTAAGCGCGCACACTGGTGCCGGTTGCCGACCGCCCTAACGTAGCTGCTGATCGCGATGTTTGAAATCcgtgtttatttaaaataaagccATGTATGcagcgtcgtcatcgtcgtcgtcgtaatcAGTTAGTTTATATATGAGTGGATGGGATAACAGGCGGATCTTCCTCCACTTCTGGTACCCTCCCCGGGTAACGGATGGAAAGAGAGAAGCAAACAGTAAAAAGGATCAAAATGGCGCTTGTCTCTCTGGCGGCTgggtggcggaggtggatCGCGAGGGTTCGAGTGACCATACAATAATACTATAGATTATCCTTAAAAACAGCCAGCGACAAAACTCAACATCAAACCAGTCAAAATACAACCAAATGGAGTTTTGGAATGAAAAGACAAAACGTACGCTTCAACAAAGAAAAGTttagaaaggaaaggaaaaatatcacAATCAAACTaatcaaaaatggaaaagaatatTATTCATCTTGTAAAAAGGGATGGGATAGCCTAACATCTTATTGCTTTTTAAATTTGGCGTTATTGCCACGGCGAGCACATGGCaggtttgttttgcaataaattacaaaataaacacagaGGATATTTGCAATTTTGAttatatattttacaaaatgtaTTAAACACGTTGCAAACCAAACGGGTATTGTAAAGccgacgtttttttttcttcattgatGAAGATAACGAAACACAATTTTTCTGTTGAAATGTGGGGAGTACTGAACCCAAAGCTGCAATATAGGCTTTTACATCAGAGAAATATTGAAGCTCTggagtattttcttttccgcttcGTCGATCTTTTCCAGGAAGGCGCGGAAATTTTCGTGTTGACTGAAGCCTTCGATAAATTTGGTTAGATATTCGGTTGTATCGCACTGGAAGATAGGATCGTTCATCAGTTCCGCCATCAGTTGGCGCTCATCTTCGTCCTCTTCTTCATCATCACCTGAAAAGAGCAGCATAAAggacatttcattttttttagcatTGTGGAGTTTTTCAAAGAGACTAGAGTTTAAGCGGAAGTCATAATCAAACCTTCATCTAGATGAAGCAATGCTGCGATCGAAGAAATCTTGGCCCCATCTACGCTGGTGTCATCCGTTTCGTCATCGCTCGTGCTGTTACCTTCGTCCTCGCTGTCCTCCAAGTTCTTAGTCCGAGCATCCTTTGCTTCGCGCAGGTTGGCTAGCTCGTGCAGCAgtagtttgaaaatttttaccAACACTGGCGTATCGACCCATACGGTCGGTGTTTTCGCCGTGGCCGATCGGGTGCGGCGTCCGGGGGCATTTGGATTTGCACCGGCTGCCGGaatctgctgctgctccttgaTCATGACCGTGTTCAGCCGATCGTCTTTCGTCGTGACACCGTGCTCGAATAGCTTGCAGAGTGCGAGCGTGGTTACCTTCCGCTCGTACTGCCCGTAGAATAGATGCTGCCGGCTGAGCCAGTTGGCCAGCACGAAGCACATTGCCGTTTCACCCGTTGGGCCCGGTACCGTGCTTAGGAAGTTCATCACCGCATCGAGTTGCAGCAGGATCAGATGGGCGAAAATGGTTACCAAGCTCATGATAACGTTCAGGCTTTCGACCAGCTGCATTTTGCTGATCACCGCTTTCAGCAACAGATCGACCGAGTCGCCCAGCAAACTGCCCACCTTCGTAATGATCGTAATAACGAGCCGTCCGATAAACGAAGCCGTTGACTCGGTGTTCATCGGATTGAGCAGCATTGTAGCCACCTGCAGGACGTAATTTAACCCCTCGCCATTCTTGTAGCGGCAGATCTGCTCCGGCGAGACGGCCAGAAACGAACGGAGGCATTCGCCCCCCGCCTGCATCACCGAGTGGTCTTCCGAGCGCAGAATGCAGTGGACGGCCGACGGGAAGGCGCTCTCGATCATCGCATCGCTGAGGGGAGCCTGCGAGTATTTGACGAGTGTTTGCAGCACATCCAGTGCAATGTCTGGCGCTAGCAGCGTTTGCTCCGCCGTACCCTGATCGCTGTTGAGTATCGCCACCAGCGTTGGAATGATACGATCCTGCAGAGGCAGCAAACAGAAGGGATTTTGCGACAGAATCTTCAACACATCTTGCACCATTTCCAACAGGAAGCGATCGTCGTGGTACTTCTGGAAGATGCTCATCGTTAGATCGATCACCTTCGGGCAGATGGTGGCCGTCACGTTGACGTCAAACTGGAATGGAAAGCGATAAGAAAAAGGACTTCTAGACATTATATTTTCAGAAACTTTTTCAAGAGCTGGGGTTCAGTCTCGATAAAACCAAAGGTAGAAAGGAAATCATGCAACTATTAAATCAGTTTTTAACATAGAATGCATTTAGTAGTAAGAAATGTTGACGAAATTgtgattttgaagaaaatatgaaCAACTTAATAATTTGTCGCAATTTATACGGTTTAAACCGAACATGGTAAGATGAGGACGTATGAcggtatttttgaaaattttaataaaatgtgacaatttaaatattattcacATTAAGAACGTGCTTACCGATATGATAGCACTCATGGCTTCCAGCAACAGACCTAGTACGGTATTTTGAGACTGCTGGAACAACGGGACCAGCCCATCGAAAAAGTGTTCCAGTTTCGACATAATCAACACGTGTCGCTCGTCGGTGTTCGCTTTGAGGTTAGTGCAGAAACCGAAAATGGCCCTGAATGGGAGAAAAGTGGTCGAAAGATGGTTACTGCCATGCCGTTTTGaccatttatattttttgcatCACACCTGGCGGCCATGATTCTCAGCGTGACCGGTTTGTCCAGCGCCAGACTGTCGATGGTCACATTAACGATCTGCTCCATGAACGGCTGCCGTAGTATATCACACTCGCAGAACCGGCTTAACAACCAGAGACACCGGCCAAGCAGATACGGTGAAGCCTGACTTTCCATGAGCATCTTGATCAGCGCCAAATACTGTCCCATATCGAACCCGTTGGGGTTT from Anopheles coustani chromosome 3, idAnoCousDA_361_x.2, whole genome shotgun sequence harbors:
- the LOC131272278 gene encoding syntaxin-18 codes for the protein MDITSLFKASVKTVRLKLPPDSIPQQDKNRILTKKTPKLEVWKKSTQLKQQITMLRDFLLENRAAYMKLAEHLKNSAPPMTNDERDVIDQQSEHIFSTASMMVAEMKHECAELPVGKQTKECLYQVIESVLEYASAIRKIALEQKQFRIKRQIETIQYIKLQPKMKTELYTKPLETAPALADGTPYQSNRTENLDNSRNTDKNVTQTMDDIQEDSMHNEYENDDLSPEDIQMFESENVQLYNELKGLSEEVDQIQRNVADIAQLQDVFSEKISIQSPDIDRIASTVVGSTENVRDANEQIKQAIQRNAGLRVWVLFFLIVMSFTLLFLDWYNE
- the LOC131272282 gene encoding cytochrome c oxidase subunit 5A, mitochondrial, whose protein sequence is MLRFAAGRVLGGLRSAAGLKSSQSMVGATMVVRHSHSNETAEEFDSRYEAYFNRPEIDGWEARKAMNDLLGMDLVPEPKIIVSALKACRRLNDYALAVRFLEGVKDKCGDKTNEIYPYLLQEIRPTLTELGISTPEEMGYDQPELALKSVYDMH
- the LOC131272276 gene encoding kynurenine aminotransferase, with the translated sequence MLCHRSTFLGRIASQYTRWTLTARTMSTNKFDLPSRYQGATKSVWVEYIQLALQYKPLNLGQGFPDYHAPKYALDALAAAANSPDPLANQYTRGFGHPRLVQALSRMYSGLVGRTINPLSEVLVTVGAYEALYATIQGHVDQGDEVIIIEPFFDCYEPMVKAAGGVSRFIPLVPMVTGRTISSEDWKLDPLELAKLFNEKTKMIIINTPHNPLGKVMSRQELQMVADLCKKWDVLCVADEVYEHMVYEPYEHVRICTLPDMWERTITIGSAGKTFSLTGWKIGWAYGPENLMRNLQMVHQNCVYTCATPIQEAIAVGFEKELNQLSSPECYFNSISKELITKRDYMARFLEDIGMHPTVPQGGYFMIADWSKLAGQVDLSGETDPRRDYRFTKWMTKNVGLQGIPPSAFYAEEHMSLGEDFVRYCFFKRDDTLEQASSILTEWKNNSKSK
- the LOC131272281 gene encoding uncharacterized protein CG16817 codes for the protein MTKNAEMSTETAVPPSAVWAQRYDTIFLTLNIECSEPKYEFTENTMVFSGVGMPEGKKYELNIEFYNKINPEKVFAKNIKRCIEFVIAKADPQETYWPRLLKEKTKPHWLKVDFNRWEDEGSNDEENDKMDLMEMLSANQNSDKLSFDDLGEDQEDSDDESIPGLTDS
- the LOC131272272 gene encoding importin-9 → MAQNSDAVKQAMFEELQKILNPDSEQRKSAEARLAQLKFTEWYGVNLAEFTIDQQIHIGLRQLASVMLKQYVDDCWTDGGDDVGEDLAALGNVPSSSSAVLLVNDDAKRRIKQILPEGLYDQNSKIRSVVAYCIANIALYDWPGDWQELFDVIVKCLSGTENSIDGAMKVLVEFTLELDKQIADVAPLILSEVYRIFTADTVYNVTARKYAVEILYALLRAINNQIETRQQKSAILDPVLPNFMQRLIEGLTAPNGAHSSFQLKTQIIKVLKYMMSDMSKFVQPYLGTILPTIWQLLTQLADFYVKVVVNEIETAPFNGTEQDDDEVDDFVQMILQIFEFVHTIIEMKKYKAAITNVLTDLVYITVLYMQITEEQSQSWLEDPEKFVDDEDEQGVEFTIRTTAHDVLLIVGQEYEKQLLPCFTEALGKHSAVADVDRNAGNPYWWKIHESSLLAVGSFKDLIVENPNGFDMGQYLALIKMLMESQASPYLLGRCLWLLSRFCECDILRQPFMEQIVNVTIDSLALDKPVTLRIMAARAIFGFCTNLKANTDERHVLIMSKLEHFFDGLVPLFQQSQNTVLGLLLEAMSAIISFDVNVTATICPKVIDLTMSIFQKYHDDRFLLEMVQDVLKILSQNPFCLLPLQDRIIPTLVAILNSDQGTAEQTLLAPDIALDVLQTLVKYSQAPLSDAMIESAFPSAVHCILRSEDHSVMQAGGECLRSFLAVSPEQICRYKNGEGLNYVLQVATMLLNPMNTESTASFIGRLVITIITKVGSLLGDSVDLLLKAVISKMQLVESLNVIMSLVTIFAHLILLQLDAVMNFLSTVPGPTGETAMCFVLANWLSRQHLFYGQYERKVTTLALCKLFEHGVTTKDDRLNTVMIKEQQQIPAAGANPNAPGRRTRSATAKTPTVWVDTPVLVKIFKLLLHELANLREAKDARTKNLEDSEDEGNSTSDDETDDTSVDGAKISSIAALLHLDEGDDEEEDEDERQLMAELMNDPIFQCDTTEYLTKFIEGFSQHENFRAFLEKIDEAEKKILQSFNISLM